The Klebsiella sp. RIT-PI-d genomic sequence AGGAACGTTGAAGACGACGACGTTGATAGGCCGGGTGTGTAAGCGCAGCGATGCGTTGAGCTAACCGGTACTAATGAACCGTGAGGCTTAACCTTACAACGCCAAAGATGTTTTGGCGAATTTGAGATGATTTTCAGCTGATACCAGATTAGTGAGTCCGACGGATTTTGCGCTGAGACAAGGCGGCAAACGCAGCGACGGAAGGAGCATACATGAGTATGTGACTGACGTTCGCAAGTGCAGCCAACGCCGTATCAGCCCAAAAGACACAGGACGGAGCACAAAGAATTTGCCTGGCGGCACCAGCGCGGCGGTCCCACCTGACCCCATGCCGAACTCAGAAGTGAAACGCCGTAGCGCCGATGGTAGTGTGGGGTCTCCCCATGCGAGAGTAGGGAACTGCCAGGCATCAAATTAGCAGTATGGCACAGACCTTTGTGGCAGTTCACTACTCGACAGAGAGTAGGACAAAAGCGAAAGCTTTTGAACGTTGCGCAGCAACGGCCCGAAGGGTGAATTACAACGTAATTCATAAACTGCCAGGCATCAAATTAGCAGTAAACCGGGGTGACAACCGGTAGTATTACAGTAAAGAAATTCGGTGGAGCGGTAGTTCAGTCGGTTAGAATACCTGCCTGTCACGCAGGGGGTCGCGGGTTCGAGTCCCGTCCGTTCCGCCAACTTATAGTTTTCGGGGTTTTAAGAATACCCGAAAAAAAGAAAAAGGTACTGCTATTAATGCGGTACCTTTTTTTATTTCTTTTCTTTTCCTTTCCTTTCCGATATAAATAACCGGTTATTGAAGTTTTATCCTCGATTACTGCGCAGAAAGTAGAATAAAGCGCATTGTAACCTGCGTATGCATTCTCCTCTATAACCGGTTGCCCGTCATTACCCCTCCATAATCTAACAGTACCGCGCATACATGCCTAAGCGTCAGTGCATTCGCTGATATCCATTACCTGACAAACGTTCTTTGAAATCTCCGCTGAAAACTTTATCAACTGTATTGTCATATAAAAAATATTAGATAAGAAATTGATAATATTAATATTTCATCAGTTTTAAGTTCAGGGCTTAAACTAAAAAATGATTTATTGGCGCGCCGTTTGCCCCATTATAATCTATCTAACGTCGCCGCCAGAATCCGGTATAAAAGTAATTTTCCACAAGTGCGGCTATATTAGAATTCTTTTTGCCTCTGTTATGGCTACCAGCGGAGGTATATGGGCATTGCGATGCATTTGAAATTAACCCGGTGTACCTCTCTGACTTCAGCAGATTCGCGACCGATTGCGAGCGGTAAAAGGTTTTCTGCGCTTACCTCTGATCTAATCAGTATTCACATGGCACCCGAGCTAAAGCCTGTAGAAAATAAAAAACTGGTGCCGTTTAGATTCCCGGTTTTTTTTTGAGCGTTTAACTGGAAATATGCTTTCAGCAATAAGCGATGATTTTAAGATTGCCTGTAAGGTCGGTGATAATAGACAAAAAAGTAATCTGGAAATTGTTTCGATAGCGGTTTATTTAGCTGGGTTTTATTTTGACAGTAAAAGTGTTAATGCACTTCACTGTAAAAATAATAACTCTCTTATTTACCTCGCGTCTGTTGATGAACCAGACCTGTTTATTCATGCTGTTTTTAGTCATTGCCAAAAACTTGCCGAAGTTTTTATTGAATATATTGAGAAGAGATGCCCTGATCCTCATAAATATCATGAGATTTATTTTTCCGGAATCTCAGATTATCTGCAACAGGCAGTCAAAAATGCAGAAAAATTGATGAATAGCCAGAGCGTTAACCCGTTGCAGCGGCAAATAATTCATATTCATCCAATGTTGAATTTACCTGATTTTTTGCACAATACTATGTTAAAGGTACTCAACTTGCCTGGAGAGGTACCGCTGCCCTTTCCTGCCCAATCCGTAGAGAAAGAGGGAGAGGGACTATCCGATAATATTATCCCTTTTTTTCCTGAGTTCCGGCAGACAGCGGTGACGGGCGGCCGGCAGTACGACGCGGCGGCGAATCTGCCGGACCGGCGCGAAGAAGAAGCCGCAGATACCGCAAATACCGCAGGTATAAGCCACAGCGTTCCGTACAATCGTATAACGTTTTTATCGGACAAAGTGCGTCAGACGGAAGGGCTTACGGCCAGAGAGGGAAATGCAGTCATGGAGGCGGGTTGGCAGGCACAGGGAACGCTGCGAAACCCGATAAGCAGGATCTGTCCGCTGGGGCTAACGCATTGTAATATTTCGACAAATATTCATGAAGGCGCACAAGGAAAACATATTCCAGGGCACAAAAACTACATCGATGGAAAAAGCATATTAAGTGAAAATCCCCAGGATCTTCTTGACAGTTTCCATGTTGGAGATTTTTATACAAGCAGGGTGATTAATGGTAATAAAGTTAAAGTAGACTTTGGTAAAATTATTGGGACGAACAAAAATATGGATGGCACGAATATGCTTGTGTCATGGGGCATCATTCACAGTGGTAAAAAAGGAGCGCATATCGTTCCAGCTTTGCCCGATGTTATACTGCCGGAGAGATCTTAATGAATATTGAACACCTAAAGCTAACTATTTTTTCAGCACTTTTGGGTAATGTTGGTAAAAATGTCAGGGCATTAGCTTTCGATTTTACCGATACTAAAATAATTGTATATGGATATCTGGATAATAACCCTTGCGATGACGATTATGAGTCTATTGATATAATTATTACTGAGATTATGTCATCTTGCCCTGATTTTACCGAGCAAGATATTATATTGACAGAGTCCCATCAGCCTGTTGAAGGACTCCCTTCTTATAAAGGCTGGATTTTTGTTCGGAAAGAATAGCGTAACTGTTCTGGTAGATTTTTTTCGCGCTTTTGATTATGTTGTTTGTGTTCGCTGTAGCATCAGGGCGTTTGTTCACTGATAAAATCAATAAAGGCCCTTATCCTTGCGCTCACCGCTTTGTCACTGTAATACACAGCATTGAGCGGCATTTCTACAGGGATGC encodes the following:
- a CDS encoding polymorphic toxin type 50 domain-containing protein is translated as MLSAISDDFKIACKVGDNRQKSNLEIVSIAVYLAGFYFDSKSVNALHCKNNNSLIYLASVDEPDLFIHAVFSHCQKLAEVFIEYIEKRCPDPHKYHEIYFSGISDYLQQAVKNAEKLMNSQSVNPLQRQIIHIHPMLNLPDFLHNTMLKVLNLPGEVPLPFPAQSVEKEGEGLSDNIIPFFPEFRQTAVTGGRQYDAAANLPDRREEEAADTANTAGISHSVPYNRITFLSDKVRQTEGLTAREGNAVMEAGWQAQGTLRNPISRICPLGLTHCNISTNIHEGAQGKHIPGHKNYIDGKSILSENPQDLLDSFHVGDFYTSRVINGNKVKVDFGKIIGTNKNMDGTNMLVSWGIIHSGKKGAHIVPALPDVILPERS